The following are encoded in a window of Ignavibacteriales bacterium genomic DNA:
- the lysF gene encoding homoaconitase, with protein sequence MNQTLIEKIAQKHAVGLSPNHIVHAGNYISIRPAYVMTHDNTGAVIPKFKSIGATKLANSRQVVHTLDHDIQNKDEKNLQKYKKIEEFSKSMGADFYPAGRGIGHQIMIEEGYAWPGTMAVASDSHSNMYGGIGCLGTPIVRTDAAAIWATSRTWWQVPPIAKVELEGKLQPGVTGKDIIIALCGFFNHDEVLNHAIEFVGDGIKQLAIDQRLTISNMTTEWGAMAGVFPIDEITIEWLKRRAKLIALRGLEGVHSDIDGNGIHPRINEKKIAQLEKELSELKADANAFYAKELSIDLSSIEPHVSGPNTVKTMTSISEIKKKQVKINKAYLLSCVNSRVDDIAEAASVVRGKKFAGHVKFYIAAASSEVQAESERRGDWKILIDAGAIPLPPSCGPCIGLGTGLLEDGEVGISATNRNFKGRMGSPNAQAYLASPAVVASSALAGFISFDFQDSPGKILGEIKINSKKEKTKTKVNIIDGFPSQLSGELIFCYQDNLNTDGIYPGKYTYNDDMTPQDQAKVVMENYDSEFGKIVNDGDILVGGFNFGTGSSREQAATALKYRGISLVIAGSFNETYKRNALNNGFLVIECPELVDDLKAKYSKDKLTVKTEITAKIDFQNSVLKANNKTYSIDPVGEAAQELIVTGGLEEWVKRNL encoded by the coding sequence ATGAACCAGACATTAATCGAAAAGATTGCTCAGAAACATGCAGTAGGATTATCACCCAATCATATTGTTCATGCAGGAAACTACATTTCAATTCGTCCTGCTTATGTAATGACACACGATAACACCGGTGCTGTAATTCCAAAATTTAAAAGTATTGGCGCCACTAAACTTGCAAATTCCAGGCAAGTTGTTCACACTCTCGATCATGATATTCAAAACAAAGATGAAAAAAATTTACAGAAGTACAAAAAGATAGAAGAATTTTCAAAATCAATGGGTGCAGATTTTTATCCAGCGGGTCGTGGTATCGGACATCAAATTATGATCGAAGAAGGATATGCTTGGCCCGGAACTATGGCGGTTGCATCCGATAGTCATTCAAATATGTATGGCGGAATTGGTTGTCTTGGAACTCCAATCGTCCGTACTGATGCTGCTGCTATTTGGGCGACATCGCGTACATGGTGGCAAGTTCCTCCGATTGCAAAAGTAGAATTGGAAGGGAAACTCCAACCTGGTGTGACAGGTAAAGATATTATTATTGCTCTCTGTGGATTTTTTAATCATGATGAAGTTTTAAATCATGCAATTGAGTTTGTCGGCGATGGAATAAAACAATTAGCAATTGATCAGAGACTTACAATCTCGAACATGACAACAGAATGGGGTGCAATGGCAGGCGTATTTCCAATTGATGAAATCACAATCGAATGGTTGAAGCGTCGCGCAAAACTTATTGCTCTTCGCGGATTAGAAGGAGTTCATTCTGATATTGATGGGAATGGTATTCATCCACGCATAAATGAAAAAAAAATTGCTCAACTCGAAAAAGAATTGTCAGAATTGAAAGCAGATGCAAATGCTTTCTATGCAAAAGAGCTTTCAATTGATCTCTCCTCAATTGAACCACATGTTTCCGGTCCGAACACAGTAAAAACTATGACTTCGATTTCAGAGATCAAGAAGAAACAAGTGAAGATCAACAAAGCATATTTACTCTCATGTGTGAATTCCCGGGTTGATGATATTGCAGAAGCTGCATCAGTTGTTCGAGGTAAAAAATTTGCCGGGCATGTTAAATTTTATATTGCCGCAGCATCGAGTGAAGTACAGGCAGAAAGTGAAAGGCGAGGTGATTGGAAAATTTTAATTGATGCCGGTGCAATTCCCCTCCCGCCAAGCTGCGGTCCATGTATCGGACTTGGAACTGGTTTGCTTGAAGATGGTGAAGTTGGTATTTCTGCAACCAACAGAAATTTCAAAGGAAGAATGGGTTCGCCGAATGCTCAAGCATATCTCGCTTCTCCGGCTGTTGTTGCTTCTTCTGCTTTAGCCGGTTTTATTAGTTTCGATTTTCAAGATTCTCCAGGCAAAATACTTGGTGAAATAAAAATAAATTCCAAAAAAGAAAAAACTAAAACGAAAGTTAATATCATAGATGGATTCCCTTCTCAACTTAGCGGTGAATTAATTTTCTGCTATCAAGATAATTTGAACACAGATGGAATTTATCCTGGCAAGTACACGTACAATGATGATATGACCCCGCAAGATCAAGCTAAAGTTGTAATGGAAAATTACGATTCTGAGTTTGGCAAGATTGTAAATGACGGAGATATTCTTGTCGGCGGATTCAATTTTGGAACCGGAAGTTCGCGTGAACAAGCTGCAACAGCTCTTAAGTATCGCGGTATCAGTTTAGTAATTGCCGGTTCGTTCAACGAAACATATAAACGCAATGCACTCAACAACGGTTTTCTTGTTATTGAATGTCCCGAATTAGTTGATGATTTGAAAGCTAAGTACAGCAAAGATAAACTAACTGTTAAGACAGAAATTACTGCCAAGATAGATTTTCAAAATTCTGTCTTGAAAGCAAATAACAAAACTTATTCTATTGATCCGGTGGGCGAAGCTGCTCAAGAACTTATTGTTACCGGCGGATTGGAAGAATGGGTCAAGAGAAATTTATAA
- a CDS encoding four helix bundle protein, translating to MLELNHKKLEVWNRSFELVTEIYRITKNFPKEEIFGLSSQLRRAAVSVISNIAEGSARKSSLERKRFYEISRSSLVEIDAQIEIAQRLSYINIEQIDKLNILINQIFAMMSKLIQRT from the coding sequence ATGCTGGAGCTTAATCATAAAAAATTAGAGGTATGGAATAGAAGTTTTGAATTAGTTACCGAGATATATCGTATTACAAAAAATTTTCCAAAAGAAGAAATTTTTGGATTAAGCAGTCAGCTTAGAAGAGCTGCGGTTTCAGTAATATCTAACATTGCAGAAGGTTCTGCTCGTAAAAGTAGTCTCGAAAGAAAACGATTTTATGAAATATCAAGATCATCTTTGGTTGAAATAGATGCGCAGATTGAAATTGCTCAGCGATTATCTTATATCAATATTGAACAAATTGATAAATTAAATATTCTTATAAATCAAATATTTGCAATGATGTCAAAATTAATTCAAAGGACTTAA
- a CDS encoding HD domain-containing protein yields MKEIVKKLWPEIELLNDSVLREKVIDCWIYAIENSVLSIEDLEVIPFSLLIKDCNISFMNHKRTCVQLAVEIAKRMKGNFGDSIQINMDYLIAGAILIDVGKLIEYDKVDGKLTTSPTGKLLRHPFSGVAIADRFGLPPEVLHIIAYHSKEGDLGKRSVESIIVHHADFVSFEPFKA; encoded by the coding sequence ATGAAAGAAATAGTAAAAAAACTCTGGCCGGAAATTGAGTTGCTTAACGATAGTGTGCTTAGAGAGAAAGTAATTGATTGCTGGATATATGCAATAGAAAATTCAGTTTTATCAATTGAAGATCTAGAAGTGATCCCATTTTCTCTACTGATAAAAGACTGCAACATTTCATTCATGAATCATAAGCGTACTTGTGTACAGCTTGCAGTTGAAATTGCAAAAAGAATGAAAGGAAATTTCGGCGATTCGATACAAATCAATATGGATTATCTTATTGCCGGTGCAATTTTAATTGATGTAGGAAAGTTGATCGAATATGATAAAGTTGATGGTAAGTTAACTACAAGTCCAACAGGTAAATTACTTCGCCATCCATTCAGTGGAGTTGCAATAGCAGATCGTTTCGGTTTACCGCCAGAAGTTTTACACATAATCGCTTATCATTCAAAAGAAGGTGATCTAGGCAAACGCAGTGTTGAATCAATAATTGTTCATCATGCAGATTTTGTTTCATTCGAACCGTTTAAGGCGTGA
- a CDS encoding isocitrate/isopropylmalate family dehydrogenase: MRTIVALPGDGIGKVVLPESIRLLEATGFKANYVWGDIGWDFWCKEGNALPQRTVDLISHYKIALFGAITSKPKDAAEKELSASLQGKGYIYFSPIVSLRQKFNLDICIRPCISFKGNPLNFIRRSAEGGFEEPMVNTVIFRQNTEGLYAGVEWTNPPKVVRDAFETNPRMKTFAHVPSEEMAISTRIVTKKASERIIRAAFEYAKKFGYSNVTLCEKPNVLRETSGMMFKIAKEIAKEYPKISLWDTNIDAQMMWLTKNPEEYGVIVAENMFGDIISDGFAGLIGGLGFACSANLGDEVAVFEPTHGSAPKYEKLNPSIVNPIAMFMSAVMMLEHIGEKEIASKIKNAIAKVIEEGKVRTYDMLKLKGGADVFQRGAVSTQQLTDAVINKL, encoded by the coding sequence ATGAGAACAATTGTTGCCCTTCCCGGAGATGGAATTGGAAAAGTAGTATTACCAGAATCAATAAGATTATTAGAAGCCACCGGGTTCAAAGCTAATTATGTTTGGGGCGATATCGGATGGGATTTTTGGTGCAAAGAAGGAAACGCACTTCCGCAAAGAACTGTTGATCTAATTTCACATTACAAAATTGCTTTGTTTGGTGCTATTACAAGCAAACCTAAAGATGCTGCTGAAAAAGAACTTAGTGCCTCACTTCAAGGAAAAGGATACATTTATTTTTCACCAATCGTTTCGCTAAGACAAAAATTTAATTTAGATATTTGTATTCGTCCTTGTATTTCTTTTAAGGGAAATCCTTTAAACTTTATACGTAGAAGTGCAGAAGGTGGATTTGAAGAACCGATGGTGAACACAGTTATTTTCAGACAAAATACGGAAGGATTATATGCCGGTGTTGAATGGACTAATCCGCCTAAAGTTGTTCGTGACGCATTTGAAACAAATCCAAGAATGAAAACATTCGCACATGTGCCAAGTGAAGAGATGGCTATCTCAACAAGAATCGTAACAAAAAAAGCGAGTGAAAGAATTATCCGTGCGGCTTTTGAGTATGCCAAAAAATTTGGATATTCAAATGTTACCCTGTGCGAAAAACCAAATGTACTTCGAGAAACATCAGGTATGATGTTTAAGATTGCAAAAGAAATTGCGAAAGAATATCCAAAAATTTCTTTGTGGGATACTAATATTGATGCGCAGATGATGTGGCTTACTAAAAATCCGGAAGAGTACGGAGTTATCGTTGCAGAAAATATGTTTGGAGATATTATAAGCGATGGTTTTGCCGGATTGATAGGCGGACTTGGCTTTGCATGCAGTGCAAATCTTGGTGATGAAGTTGCAGTGTTTGAACCTACTCATGGCTCAGCACCAAAATATGAAAAATTAAATCCATCAATTGTTAATCCAATTGCTATGTTTATGAGTGCTGTTATGATGCTGGAACATATTGGTGAAAAAGAAATTGCTTCAAAAATAAAAAATGCAATTGCAAAAGTTATTGAGGAAGGAAAAGTCCGCACTTATGATATGTTAAAATTAAAAGGTGGGGCGGATGTTTTCCAACGTGGTGCAGTTTCTACACAACAATTGACGGATGCCGTTATTAATAAATTATAA
- a CDS encoding helix-hairpin-helix domain-containing protein, with protein MNFLFLLIIIFSFTLTIHSQVDSTALQKNLYDVLEDATTDKEGVEYYDLVEYLMQNKIAVNTASIAELMKIPNIDRQSAIAIVRQRNLLGGIKNENDLRSVEGVSEELIDRIIPYLIFGDVKDVSFFDSINKSFKAIDFTLRSRGIYDLQQDKAFSDGKYYGSSWKIYNRFVVSKDNNIRVGVLAEKDPGEKSFNDFTTFHFYARDISFIKNFVAGDFLFEFGHGLALWSRYSISKGIETVGILPRNGKGIIPYLSPDENMFLRGAAVQFSFNNINFYTFYSVRNLDGSIDKSTNQITSIRLDGLHRDSSEVAHKRIINEKLFGISADYTFGETGSVGLLYYNSTFGNDFQYNSLLDPSGSRFDYFAGNYNFSFGKIYLSGEAAYNKISLATINSAEIAVDKNFSLLFSYRNYPYDYWSLHSNGFGEKDGTQNESGFYTGFRWQTIYGKFNFYYDQFKYPIGDEKLPLAIKGNEFLIYYSVKPFRDTEFRLRYTNQLKESVAALNGEYGVLSRRKDNLRTELLYKLSNFVQMRSRIEFVKIYTTTISESERGLLIFQDVKYAPTASLSFSGRIVFFQTDSYDSRVYEFENDLTGVMSNPALYGDGMRWYLVARYNTSFGLSLSMKYSELIKPNDKTMGSGDTLINSNVDNRLSFQLDFKF; from the coding sequence ATGAACTTCTTATTCCTACTAATAATAATATTTTCTTTTACACTTACAATACACTCACAAGTTGATAGCACCGCTTTGCAAAAAAATCTTTACGATGTCCTCGAGGATGCAACAACAGATAAAGAAGGTGTGGAGTACTATGATCTGGTTGAATATCTGATGCAAAATAAAATTGCTGTCAACACAGCTTCAATTGCAGAATTAATGAAGATACCAAATATTGATAGGCAATCGGCAATAGCAATTGTTAGACAGAGAAATTTATTGGGTGGAATTAAAAACGAGAACGATTTAAGATCGGTCGAAGGTGTTAGCGAGGAATTGATTGATCGAATAATTCCCTATTTGATTTTTGGCGATGTTAAAGATGTATCTTTTTTTGATTCGATAAATAAAAGTTTTAAGGCAATTGATTTCACACTTCGTTCCCGTGGTATTTATGATCTTCAACAGGACAAAGCTTTTAGTGATGGGAAATATTACGGCTCAAGCTGGAAAATTTATAATCGTTTCGTTGTGAGCAAAGACAATAATATTCGTGTTGGAGTTTTAGCAGAAAAAGATCCCGGAGAAAAATCATTTAACGATTTCACTACATTTCATTTCTATGCAAGAGATATTAGTTTTATTAAAAATTTTGTTGCGGGAGATTTCTTGTTCGAGTTTGGTCATGGTCTTGCGCTTTGGAGCCGGTATTCAATCAGCAAAGGAATTGAAACTGTTGGGATACTTCCAAGAAATGGTAAAGGTATCATTCCATATTTAAGTCCAGATGAGAACATGTTCCTACGCGGTGCTGCAGTGCAGTTTAGTTTTAATAATATAAACTTCTATACATTTTATTCAGTAAGAAATTTAGACGGTTCGATTGATAAATCTACAAATCAAATCACTTCAATAAGATTAGACGGACTTCACCGCGATTCTTCCGAAGTTGCACACAAAAGAATAATAAATGAAAAATTATTTGGAATATCTGCCGATTATACTTTTGGTGAGACCGGGTCGGTTGGTCTTCTATACTACAATTCAACTTTTGGAAATGATTTTCAATATAACTCCTTGCTTGATCCATCCGGAAGTAGATTCGATTACTTTGCTGGTAATTACAATTTTTCATTTGGAAAAATTTATTTAAGCGGAGAAGCTGCATATAATAAAATCTCTCTTGCTACAATAAACAGCGCAGAAATCGCCGTTGATAAAAATTTCTCTCTTCTCTTTTCTTACAGAAATTATCCTTATGATTATTGGAGCTTACACTCAAACGGTTTTGGAGAGAAAGATGGAACTCAAAATGAATCCGGTTTTTATACCGGTTTTAGGTGGCAGACAATCTACGGTAAATTTAATTTCTATTACGATCAATTTAAGTATCCGATCGGTGATGAAAAATTACCTCTCGCGATTAAAGGGAATGAATTTTTAATCTACTATTCTGTAAAACCATTCCGTGATACGGAATTCCGTTTAAGATATACAAATCAATTAAAAGAAAGTGTTGCCGCATTAAATGGAGAATACGGTGTACTCAGTAGAAGAAAAGACAATTTGAGAACGGAATTACTTTACAAGTTGTCTAATTTCGTCCAGATGAGATCAAGAATTGAATTTGTGAAAATTTATACAACTACTATTAGTGAAAGTGAAAGAGGATTATTGATTTTTCAAGATGTAAAATATGCGCCTACAGCTTCGCTAAGTTTTTCCGGTAGAATAGTTTTCTTCCAAACTGATTCATATGATTCACGTGTTTATGAATTTGAAAATGATCTGACAGGAGTAATGTCTAACCCTGCTCTTTACGGCGATGGAATGCGATGGTATCTGGTTGCGAGATACAACACATCATTCGGTCTATCACTTTCGATGAAATATTCAGAGCTAATCAAACCAAATGATAAAACTATGGGAAGTGGTGATACACTTATTAACAGTAATGTTGATAATAGATTAAGTTTTCAGTTGGATTTCAAGTTTTGA
- a CDS encoding DUF4835 family protein, with translation MKKIFVVFCIITFLPAFLVAQELDATVIVKDEQLDISSRERVNNFKDQIQDYLNNTKYTRKAWEGEKIKCTFNIFFNGSSDEVSYSAQLVVSSQRPIEGTQLNSLTMSILDNSWSFKYQKNQAMYFNQTDFDPLTSLLDFYAYIIIGFDFDSYYKLGGTEYFQKALDIAAKGGSSSPKGWQYESTAYNRRALVDNLLNAKYQQFRQDYFDYHYNGLDLFHTEDQKQSAYNNIVKLINNLEKMRDQIDTRSVLMKIFFDAKAGEFIEYLKNYPDKSIFNTLKKLDPPHISKYDEAMK, from the coding sequence ATGAAAAAAATATTTGTTGTTTTTTGCATAATTACCTTTCTTCCTGCTTTTCTTGTTGCTCAGGAACTTGATGCAACTGTTATCGTGAAGGATGAACAACTTGATATTTCTTCGCGTGAACGAGTGAACAATTTTAAGGATCAAATCCAGGACTATCTTAATAACACAAAATATACCCGCAAAGCATGGGAAGGTGAAAAGATCAAATGTACATTCAATATTTTTTTTAACGGATCGAGCGATGAAGTAAGTTATTCAGCGCAATTAGTTGTATCCAGCCAAAGACCAATCGAAGGAACTCAACTCAATTCATTAACGATGAGCATTCTCGATAATTCATGGTCATTCAAGTATCAGAAGAATCAAGCAATGTATTTTAATCAAACAGATTTTGATCCGCTTACCAGTCTTCTCGATTTTTATGCATACATAATAATTGGATTCGATTTTGATTCTTATTACAAATTAGGCGGTACTGAATATTTTCAAAAAGCACTAGACATAGCAGCTAAAGGAGGCAGCAGTTCACCTAAGGGCTGGCAATATGAAAGCACTGCATATAATAGAAGAGCATTGGTTGATAATTTATTAAATGCAAAGTATCAGCAATTCCGCCAAGATTATTTTGATTACCACTATAACGGACTCGATCTTTTCCATACCGAAGACCAAAAACAAAGTGCATACAATAATATTGTGAAGTTGATTAATAATTTAGAAAAGATGAGAGATCAGATAGATACGAGAAGTGTTTTGATGAAAATATTTTTTGATGCTAAGGCGGGTGAGTTTATAGAATATTTAAAAAACTATCCTGATAAATCAATTTTTAATACTCTAAAAAAACTTGATCCGCCACATATTTCAAAATATGATGAAGCGATGAAGTAG
- a CDS encoding aminotransferase class I/II-fold pyridoxal phosphate-dependent enzyme, whose translation MDLFQKCYDFTRADDVKALGLYPYFRAIEENEGPVVQIEGKKMVMAGSNNYLGLTAHPLVKEAAIKAVEKYGTGCSGSRYLTGTLDLHIELEKKLAEFFGSEAVLLFSTGYQTAQGIIPTLVQGRDEYVVSDKDNHACIVAGQMMAKGITANLERYKHNDMDDLERVLQKLPIDAGKLIVSDGVFSTGGEIVNLEKLVALAKKYNAKTLIDDAHAVGVIGKGGRGTASEFNLENEVDLTMGTFSKTFASLGGFVAGKERVINYLKHHSAALIFSASPTPAAVAAALAALDILKKEPWRVPKLINNANKVRKELTEAGFKIIDGRTAIVPVIVGNDELAFAMWRKLYDAGVFVNVFISPGVPQGRQMMRTSYMSTHEDEHLDFIINTFKKIGKEIGLI comes from the coding sequence TTGGACCTATTTCAAAAATGTTATGATTTCACGCGTGCAGACGATGTCAAAGCATTGGGGTTGTATCCATATTTCCGCGCCATAGAAGAGAACGAAGGTCCAGTTGTTCAAATCGAAGGCAAAAAAATGGTAATGGCGGGGTCAAATAATTATTTAGGACTCACTGCTCATCCATTGGTTAAAGAAGCTGCTATTAAAGCTGTTGAAAAATATGGAACCGGTTGTTCAGGTTCCCGTTATCTTACAGGAACTTTAGATCTACACATAGAGCTAGAAAAAAAACTTGCAGAATTTTTTGGTTCTGAAGCAGTCCTTCTATTTTCTACTGGATATCAAACCGCTCAAGGAATAATTCCAACTTTGGTTCAAGGGAGAGATGAGTACGTTGTTTCCGATAAAGATAATCATGCTTGTATTGTTGCCGGACAGATGATGGCTAAAGGAATTACTGCAAATCTTGAACGTTACAAACATAACGATATGGATGACCTCGAAAGAGTTTTACAGAAATTACCAATAGATGCAGGTAAGCTAATTGTTAGCGATGGTGTCTTTAGTACGGGAGGAGAAATTGTTAATCTAGAAAAGCTTGTAGCTTTGGCTAAGAAATACAATGCAAAAACATTAATAGACGATGCTCATGCTGTCGGTGTAATCGGTAAAGGTGGAAGAGGAACAGCAAGCGAATTCAATCTGGAAAATGAGGTTGATCTAACAATGGGAACTTTCAGTAAAACATTTGCATCACTCGGCGGATTTGTAGCCGGTAAAGAAAGAGTTATTAATTATCTCAAGCATCATTCAGCAGCATTAATATTCAGTGCATCTCCAACTCCAGCGGCTGTTGCTGCTGCTCTTGCTGCTTTAGATATTTTGAAAAAAGAACCTTGGAGAGTTCCAAAGTTGATTAATAATGCAAACAAAGTAAGAAAAGAATTAACCGAAGCCGGCTTTAAGATAATTGATGGGAGAACAGCTATCGTTCCTGTTATTGTTGGAAATGATGAATTAGCTTTTGCAATGTGGCGTAAACTTTATGATGCCGGTGTTTTCGTAAATGTATTTATTTCTCCTGGTGTTCCTCAAGGACGACAGATGATGAGAACGAGCTATATGTCAACTCATGAAGATGAACATTTAGATTTTATAATTAACACATTCAAAAAAATTGGTAAAGAAATCGGCTTAATCTAA
- a CDS encoding NAD(P)-dependent oxidoreductase translates to MKNISVVTGASGFVGSHLVDKLLAEGHQVKCILRKTSSKRWLENKPVEIIDTGLFDKDTLKKILKDADYLFHVAGVVKAKNKEDYFKGNVETTQNLLDILSEVNPNIKRVVIVSSQTACGPSLDGRPVTEETKEHPITTYGRSKYAQEQLAKKYMDKLPITIIRPPAIYGQRDTEIYLFFKTYKQGLMGLIGFDKKQVSIVHVEDLVNGIYLAATSKKSIGQTYFIGSEQYYNWKEIGEVCHKAFGKKAFTIKIPHFIVYTVAAIAQFFALFSSKAATFNLEKARDFVQSAWTCDVSKAVDDLGFRQNVSLEDGMKRTIDWYKEMKWL, encoded by the coding sequence ATGAAAAATATCTCTGTTGTAACCGGTGCTTCAGGTTTCGTAGGCAGTCACCTTGTTGATAAACTATTAGCTGAAGGTCATCAAGTTAAGTGTATCTTAAGAAAAACAAGCTCTAAGCGCTGGTTAGAAAATAAACCTGTAGAAATTATTGATACCGGGTTATTCGATAAAGATACTCTTAAAAAAATCCTCAAAGATGCTGATTATCTTTTTCATGTGGCAGGAGTAGTAAAAGCAAAAAATAAAGAAGATTACTTTAAGGGGAATGTTGAAACAACACAAAATCTTTTGGATATACTTTCTGAAGTTAATCCAAATATAAAACGTGTTGTTATTGTAAGCAGTCAAACTGCATGCGGTCCTTCGCTTGATGGGAGACCTGTTACAGAAGAAACAAAAGAGCATCCCATTACAACTTACGGAAGAAGTAAGTATGCCCAGGAACAATTAGCAAAAAAGTATATGGATAAACTTCCGATTACTATTATTCGTCCGCCTGCTATTTATGGTCAGCGCGATACCGAGATCTATCTTTTTTTCAAAACTTATAAACAAGGATTAATGGGTCTAATCGGTTTTGATAAAAAACAAGTTAGTATTGTTCATGTTGAAGATTTGGTAAACGGAATTTATTTGGCGGCTACATCTAAGAAATCAATTGGACAAACATATTTTATTGGAAGTGAACAATATTACAATTGGAAAGAAATCGGTGAAGTTTGTCATAAAGCATTCGGGAAGAAAGCTTTCACAATAAAAATTCCTCACTTTATTGTTTACACTGTAGCGGCAATTGCACAATTTTTTGCACTCTTCAGTTCGAAGGCTGCAACATTTAATTTAGAAAAAGCACGTGATTTTGTTCAGAGCGCTTGGACGTGTGATGTTTCAAAAGCAGTTGATGATTTAGGATTTCGTCAGAATGTTTCTTTGGAAGATGGAATGAAGCGGACAATTGATTGGTACAAAGAAATGAAATGGCTATAA
- a CDS encoding alkaline phosphatase D family protein, whose amino-acid sequence MKVPVKIYFICILFFLSAELFAQDLLQAGPMVGYSSMRESVLWVQTKSSAKVKFVYWNVNDLQRKYSTKEIITKDEDAFTAKLICDQLEPGQKYNYELYLNGKKVVRPYDLKFQTQELWQWRKDPPEFNFVTGSCLYINEPIYDRPGKPYGSEFEILESIYDKHPDFMLWLGDNLYLREVDFDSWTGIIKRYTHDRALPELQPVLGSMSNYAIWDDHDYGPNDSDRGFYLKDKTLTAFKLFWANPSYGINGKPGITTFFQWGDVDFFLLDDRYYRTPNDRKTGDKEMFGKEQIQWLIDNLVKSQAPFKIIATGGQMLNPVEKDYIELYNRFPEEKAKLLKLIQDEGIEGVIFLTGDRHHSELTKLERAGAYPLYDFTISSFTAGVSPGKDELNNLRVPGKISDEHNFAIFNISGKSKNRVMKCTVYDVKGKELWNYIINENDLKNK is encoded by the coding sequence ATGAAAGTTCCTGTCAAAATCTATTTTATCTGTATTCTCTTTTTCTTATCGGCTGAGTTATTTGCTCAAGATCTCTTGCAAGCCGGTCCGATGGTTGGTTATAGCTCAATGCGAGAATCAGTACTTTGGGTACAAACTAAATCATCCGCAAAAGTTAAATTCGTTTATTGGAATGTAAATGATCTCCAGAGAAAATATTCTACAAAAGAAATAATTACAAAAGATGAAGATGCGTTTACTGCTAAATTGATATGTGATCAATTAGAGCCGGGGCAAAAATATAATTATGAACTTTATCTTAATGGGAAAAAAGTTGTACGTCCATATGATCTGAAATTTCAAACTCAAGAACTTTGGCAGTGGAGAAAAGATCCGCCGGAATTTAATTTTGTAACCGGAAGCTGTTTGTATATAAATGAACCTATATATGATAGACCGGGAAAACCTTATGGTTCTGAATTCGAAATCTTAGAAAGTATTTATGATAAACATCCTGACTTTATGCTTTGGCTTGGTGACAATCTTTATTTACGTGAAGTTGATTTCGATTCTTGGACTGGAATTATTAAAAGATATACACACGACCGCGCTTTGCCTGAACTGCAACCGGTTCTTGGTTCGATGTCTAACTATGCAATTTGGGATGATCATGATTATGGTCCCAATGACAGCGACAGAGGGTTTTATTTAAAAGATAAAACTTTAACAGCATTTAAACTTTTCTGGGCAAATCCTTCTTATGGAATTAATGGGAAACCGGGGATTACAACTTTTTTCCAGTGGGGAGATGTAGATTTCTTTTTGCTTGATGACCGTTATTACAGAACTCCTAACGATCGTAAAACCGGTGATAAAGAAATGTTTGGCAAAGAACAAATTCAATGGTTGATTGATAACCTTGTTAAAAGTCAAGCGCCCTTTAAAATAATTGCAACCGGCGGACAAATGCTAAATCCCGTTGAAAAAGATTACATAGAACTTTATAACAGATTTCCTGAAGAGAAAGCCAAACTTCTTAAACTAATTCAGGATGAAGGTATTGAAGGCGTAATATTTTTAACGGGTGATAGACACCATTCAGAATTAACAAAACTTGAGAGAGCCGGGGCTTATCCGTTATATGATTTTACTATTTCGTCTTTCACTGCCGGAGTTTCACCCGGTAAAGATGAATTAAATAATTTGAGAGTGCCTGGTAAAATTTCCGATGAGCATAACTTTGCAATTTTCAACATAAGCGGAAAAAGTAA